A genomic window from Micromonospora sp. WMMA1947 includes:
- a CDS encoding C39 family peptidase: MATTLLRKTVLTAAGVVATAGGIAGPAIAAHAAPAEKAAIVADRKSGHGERELDVRYEAQPNFYFCGPAAARNALSVQGKNIDVHAMAKEMGTTEAGTNSINDITPVLNKETGAKDAYKSVEISTPKADDKQTDKLRADVVKTVDAGRAVVANIAGTATDTDGTTHSFEGGHYISVIGYRDDGRTVTIADSADPNTATYRMSIDNLADWIATRGYSTS, from the coding sequence ATGGCTACCACTCTGCTGCGCAAGACCGTTCTGACCGCTGCCGGTGTCGTCGCCACCGCTGGTGGCATCGCCGGCCCCGCCATCGCCGCCCACGCCGCCCCGGCCGAGAAGGCCGCCATCGTCGCCGACCGCAAGAGCGGTCATGGCGAGCGGGAGCTGGACGTGCGCTACGAGGCGCAGCCCAACTTCTACTTCTGCGGCCCCGCCGCCGCCCGCAACGCGCTGAGCGTGCAGGGCAAGAACATCGACGTGCACGCCATGGCCAAGGAGATGGGCACCACCGAGGCCGGCACCAACTCCATCAACGACATCACCCCCGTGCTGAACAAGGAGACCGGCGCGAAGGACGCCTACAAGTCGGTCGAGATCAGCACCCCCAAGGCCGACGACAAGCAGACCGACAAGCTTCGCGCCGACGTGGTCAAGACCGTCGACGCCGGCCGGGCCGTGGTCGCCAACATCGCCGGCACCGCCACCGACACCGACGGCACCACCCACTCCTTCGAGGGCGGCCACTACATCAGCGTCATCGGCTACCGCGACGACGGCCGCACCGTCACCATCGCCGACAGCGCCGACCCGAACACCGCCACCTACCGCATGAGCATCGACAACCTCGCCGACTGGATCGCCACCCGCGGCTACAGCACCAGCTGA